One window from the genome of Natrialba magadii ATCC 43099 encodes:
- a CDS encoding alpha/beta hydrolase, with protein sequence MGVAQHEVTADDGTTLNLWELSADQSDTAVLFVHGALTCSRALFAPPVDGDDSYSWLHAAADDRTAFALDIRGYGESDLPAALEEPPEANGPPVRATDAVRDIRAAVEFVSERFETVHFVGVSWGTITGGTYLAENDHDFASATLCAPVYKPEYEFEVGMQGFGLETDLDAYFVERREEVEARQDPDNEALFEAVWNTQVESNQGLEDGDGYLAQTGALADVREGCEGNPVYDASEIDCPTLVVRGSVDQVAGRGDALALYDELSLPNDQKEYVEIGGGDHFVMHGARRHTLYDVVDTYQRRHEDEAV encoded by the coding sequence ATGGGAGTAGCGCAGCACGAAGTGACCGCAGACGACGGAACGACACTGAATCTCTGGGAGCTATCAGCGGATCAATCCGACACCGCCGTCCTGTTCGTACACGGCGCGTTGACGTGTTCTCGCGCGCTGTTCGCTCCACCGGTCGACGGTGACGACTCGTACTCGTGGCTTCACGCGGCGGCCGACGACCGAACCGCCTTCGCGCTCGACATTCGCGGGTATGGGGAGAGCGACCTCCCAGCAGCACTCGAGGAACCACCCGAAGCGAACGGGCCGCCAGTTCGTGCGACTGACGCGGTCCGAGACATTCGGGCGGCGGTCGAGTTCGTGAGCGAGCGGTTCGAGACGGTTCACTTCGTCGGGGTCTCCTGGGGGACGATAACGGGCGGAACGTATCTCGCCGAAAACGATCACGATTTCGCCTCGGCAACGCTGTGTGCGCCGGTTTACAAACCCGAGTACGAGTTCGAAGTCGGCATGCAAGGATTCGGGCTGGAGACGGATCTCGACGCCTACTTCGTTGAGCGGCGCGAGGAGGTCGAAGCGAGACAGGATCCCGATAACGAAGCGCTGTTCGAGGCGGTCTGGAATACGCAGGTCGAATCGAACCAGGGGCTGGAAGACGGCGACGGGTACCTCGCTCAGACTGGTGCGCTCGCCGATGTCCGAGAGGGATGTGAGGGGAATCCGGTGTACGACGCCAGCGAGATCGACTGTCCAACGCTCGTCGTCAGAGGGTCGGTCGACCAGGTCGCTGGTCGTGGCGACGCGCTGGCGCTGTACGACGAACTGTCGCTCCCGAACGACCAGAAGGAGTACGTCGAGATCGGTGGCGGCGACCACTTCGTCATGCACGGAGCGCGCCGCCACACGCTGTACGACGTGGTCGACACGTATCAACGCAGACACGAGGACGAAGCGGTCTGA
- a CDS encoding ABC transporter substrate-binding protein — protein MARHTTRRSVLKGSTAAAAVGTTLLAGCVTDEGNGTGDPDEQTIRIGAFQPTSGDLEYYGQSALQGFYCGLAYKYDDVEPVDTLSAGEYTVDPADGPTFEIILEDTAFDPDTARRVAEDLVVDEDVDILFGGTSSDSARRVIDTIVPETDIPYLCGPAADGDITVSDEYCHERVFRASEHTSMDARSGARYVAEEMDISTVQLFGSDNAFGRGGVENYTAVLEQSDDVEILEPRFTEVGYSEFEGMMDEAVDEGADAVGGVYTFQTLPQFIGTAMAYDVQIFGGFAELVTTQVLGGAVVEALGEDFTAEDIEESGLGPFTTRYHWNQYDNPINDAYIDMNVETYEQVPDLLSAGTFTIASALVQALEEAEDASSDAIIDALTGMTVTDTPKGENGYQFREENNQATSDMTVAYPVPTSEEFEETWDAPIMPGEPIETVAADEAMVPADELGCDRS, from the coding sequence ATGGCACGTCACACCACGAGGCGCAGTGTTCTCAAGGGTTCGACTGCAGCAGCTGCGGTCGGAACGACGCTGCTCGCGGGTTGTGTTACCGACGAGGGAAATGGTACCGGCGACCCGGACGAGCAGACGATTCGAATCGGCGCGTTCCAACCGACATCGGGGGACCTGGAATATTACGGCCAATCAGCGCTACAGGGATTCTACTGCGGGCTCGCGTACAAGTACGACGACGTCGAACCGGTCGACACCCTCTCGGCGGGCGAGTACACGGTTGACCCTGCGGACGGGCCGACGTTCGAGATAATCCTCGAGGATACGGCGTTCGATCCGGACACTGCACGGCGCGTGGCGGAAGACCTCGTCGTCGACGAGGATGTCGACATCCTGTTTGGGGGGACGTCGTCCGATAGCGCACGCCGTGTAATCGACACGATCGTCCCGGAGACTGACATTCCGTACCTCTGTGGACCGGCAGCGGATGGGGACATCACCGTTTCGGACGAGTACTGCCACGAACGCGTGTTCCGTGCAAGCGAGCACACCTCGATGGACGCGCGGTCCGGTGCGCGGTACGTCGCCGAGGAGATGGATATTTCGACGGTACAGCTGTTTGGCTCGGACAACGCGTTCGGTCGCGGCGGCGTGGAGAACTACACGGCCGTTCTCGAACAGTCCGACGACGTCGAAATTCTCGAACCGCGCTTTACGGAAGTTGGCTACTCCGAGTTCGAGGGAATGATGGACGAAGCCGTGGACGAAGGGGCCGACGCCGTCGGTGGCGTGTACACGTTCCAGACGCTCCCGCAGTTCATCGGCACCGCGATGGCGTACGACGTACAGATTTTCGGCGGCTTCGCGGAACTGGTCACGACACAGGTGCTTGGCGGTGCAGTCGTGGAGGCACTCGGCGAGGACTTCACCGCGGAAGATATCGAGGAATCCGGCTTGGGCCCGTTCACGACGCGATATCACTGGAACCAGTACGACAACCCGATCAACGACGCGTATATCGACATGAACGTCGAGACCTACGAACAGGTCCCGGACCTCCTCAGCGCCGGCACCTTCACGATCGCCTCCGCGCTGGTGCAGGCGCTGGAGGAGGCCGAAGACGCTAGCTCCGATGCGATCATCGACGCCCTGACTGGTATGACCGTGACGGACACGCCGAAAGGCGAGAACGGCTATCAGTTCCGCGAGGAGAATAACCAGGCGACTTCGGATATGACCGTCGCCTATCCGGTGCCGACGTCCGAGGAGTTCGAAGAGACCTGGGACGCTCCAATCATGCCGGGCGAACCGATCGAAACCGTGGCTGCCGACGAAGCGATGGTGCCGGCCGACGAGCTGGGTTGTGACCGCAGTTAG
- a CDS encoding ABC transporter ATP-binding protein has product MLLSTTNLTKQFGGITAVDGVDFTLEDGQLCSVIGPNGAGKTTFFNLITGELEPTFGTIEFDSSDAGTVEITDADPATTARLGLHRSYQITNIFPTVSVLENVRIAVQAHRGNDSWRFWRNVNSFDEHFEEAHTILERIGLDNDANIAAQNLSHGEKRSLEIGIALAGDPDVLLLDEPTAGVSSEDIGRLTDLIDDVADDHAIMLIEHNMDIVMDISDRVVVLDNGELIADGVPSEIRESDRVQQAYLGGYGQDDESDEPADDSETGVAAG; this is encoded by the coding sequence ATGTTACTCTCGACCACCAATTTGACGAAACAGTTCGGTGGGATCACTGCCGTCGACGGCGTCGATTTCACGCTCGAAGACGGACAGCTCTGTTCCGTGATCGGTCCGAACGGCGCCGGCAAAACGACGTTCTTCAATCTGATTACGGGTGAACTCGAGCCCACGTTCGGGACGATCGAGTTCGACTCCTCCGACGCGGGAACCGTCGAGATCACGGACGCCGATCCGGCGACGACCGCCCGGCTGGGACTCCACCGATCGTACCAGATAACAAATATTTTCCCGACGGTCTCGGTTCTCGAAAACGTCCGAATCGCAGTACAGGCCCACCGTGGCAACGACTCGTGGCGGTTTTGGCGGAACGTCAACAGCTTCGACGAACACTTCGAGGAGGCCCACACCATTCTGGAGCGGATCGGCCTGGACAACGACGCCAACATCGCTGCCCAGAACTTGAGCCACGGTGAGAAACGCAGTCTCGAGATCGGAATCGCGCTCGCCGGTGATCCGGACGTGCTGTTGCTCGACGAACCGACCGCCGGCGTCTCGAGCGAAGATATCGGGCGGCTCACCGACCTCATCGATGACGTCGCCGATGATCACGCGATCATGCTGATCGAACACAATATGGACATCGTGATGGACATCAGCGACCGCGTCGTCGTCCTCGACAACGGCGAACTTATCGCGGACGGGGTTCCGTCTGAAATTCGCGAGAGCGATCGGGTCCAGCAGGCGTATCTCGGCGGGTACGGGCAAGACGACGAAAGTGACGAACCCGCCGACGACTCGGAGACGGGGGTGGCGGCCGGATGA
- a CDS encoding ABC transporter ATP-binding protein, whose protein sequence is MSVLELEDVHTYYGESHVLQGVSLDVEEQEIVALIGRNGVGKTTTLRSILQLTPPREGTIRYRGEEIVGKDTHEVSNDGIGWVPEERRMFGYLTVEENIRVAVKPDDDFEAQREYVYSLFPALDEFSEKEARNLSGGQQQMLAIARGMVGQNELLLVDEPSEGLAPMIVDQVVDALETASEDTTMILVEQNFPLAMELADRFYLIDHGTVVESGSTEGVTADDERIRRYLSA, encoded by the coding sequence ATGAGTGTTCTCGAACTCGAGGACGTTCACACCTACTACGGCGAGAGTCACGTGTTACAGGGAGTTTCTCTCGATGTCGAAGAGCAAGAGATCGTCGCACTGATCGGGCGTAACGGCGTCGGGAAGACGACGACGCTCCGATCGATCCTCCAGTTGACGCCGCCTCGAGAAGGGACGATCCGTTACAGGGGCGAGGAGATCGTCGGGAAGGACACGCACGAAGTTAGCAACGACGGGATCGGCTGGGTCCCCGAAGAGCGGCGGATGTTCGGGTATCTGACCGTCGAAGAGAACATTCGGGTTGCAGTCAAACCGGACGACGACTTCGAGGCCCAGCGAGAGTACGTCTACTCGCTGTTTCCTGCGCTCGACGAGTTCAGCGAGAAGGAAGCGAGGAACTTGAGCGGCGGCCAACAGCAGATGCTCGCCATCGCTCGTGGCATGGTCGGACAGAACGAGTTATTGCTCGTCGACGAGCCGAGTGAGGGGCTGGCACCGATGATCGTCGACCAGGTCGTCGACGCGCTCGAAACGGCCTCGGAAGACACGACGATGATCCTCGTCGAGCAGAACTTCCCCCTCGCGATGGAGCTCGCAGACCGGTTCTACCTCATCGACCACGGGACCGTCGTCGAGTCCGGTTCCACGGAGGGTGTCACGGCCGATGACGAACGAATACGGAGGTATCTCAGCGCATGA
- a CDS encoding branched-chain amino acid ABC transporter permease encodes MTIELTTEVPLVIDTLERLFQPSTIARIIVEGLGKAAVYFVLAVGLTLVFGLMGVLNFTHGAMAMLGAYIGGLVMVLSVSDGTGALVRIALFMVVLAVVFALLTGFGSAFEYSLIRPIYDRTPMYQILLTFGVALILEEVTRIVVLSQGIQPEPPWSGAMATAPAAFTERYDILGAPIRGLYAFEIVLGIVAVVGVWLFLNRTLYGLYIRAGSEDPEMVEALGIDVRQAFTIVFGLGTGLAGIGGVLLMWDPLWGPSALLAIDVLLYAFVVVIIGGLGSFKGTVAAAILVGIADSFTTWLFATGIVTFTGLPELTIFGLLVIMLIIRPQGLYGVEEVGGH; translated from the coding sequence ATGACGATTGAACTCACGACCGAGGTTCCGCTGGTAATCGATACGCTCGAACGGCTGTTCCAGCCGAGTACGATCGCACGGATCATCGTCGAAGGCCTCGGCAAGGCGGCCGTCTACTTCGTCCTCGCGGTCGGATTGACGCTCGTCTTCGGTCTGATGGGTGTGCTCAACTTCACCCACGGTGCGATGGCGATGCTCGGTGCGTACATCGGGGGACTCGTCATGGTCCTTTCCGTCTCCGACGGCACGGGTGCACTCGTTCGGATCGCGCTCTTCATGGTCGTGCTGGCGGTAGTCTTTGCACTGCTCACCGGCTTTGGGAGCGCTTTCGAGTACTCGCTGATCCGTCCGATCTACGATCGGACGCCGATGTACCAGATCCTTCTGACGTTTGGCGTCGCGCTGATACTCGAGGAGGTGACGCGGATCGTCGTCCTTTCGCAGGGAATTCAGCCCGAACCACCGTGGTCGGGAGCGATGGCGACGGCGCCGGCGGCCTTCACCGAGCGGTACGATATCCTCGGTGCACCAATCCGCGGCCTGTACGCGTTCGAAATCGTCCTCGGGATCGTAGCCGTTGTTGGCGTCTGGCTGTTCCTCAACCGGACGCTGTACGGGCTCTATATCCGTGCCGGGAGCGAGGACCCGGAGATGGTCGAGGCGCTCGGCATCGACGTTCGCCAGGCGTTTACGATCGTGTTCGGTCTCGGTACGGGTCTCGCCGGTATCGGTGGCGTGTTACTCATGTGGGACCCACTGTGGGGACCAAGCGCCCTGCTCGCCATCGACGTGTTGCTGTACGCGTTCGTCGTGGTCATCATCGGCGGCCTCGGCTCGTTCAAGGGCACGGTCGCGGCGGCAATCCTGGTCGGTATCGCAGACTCGTTCACCACGTGGCTGTTCGCCACCGGGATTGTCACGTTCACCGGGCTCCCGGAACTGACGATATTCGGTTTACTGGTAATCATGCTCATTATCCGTCCACAGGGACTGTACGGCGTCGAGGAGGTGGGGGGCCATTAG
- a CDS encoding branched-chain amino acid ABC transporter permease, with translation MSSSDEHWIRSYGRDQFPHVLVVLGFALYPILLGVLNRTPLASEASAFLPGLTFMIIVLYMGLFAISFDFISGYTGYLSFGHAAFYGTGAYFVVLAANGQVPGVPEGTPFMVTMVLGATLAFVVALAIGAVSFRLTGVYFAMLTLGFAQVMYEFIRHWGYVSSNPTEGATISSGADLSIGVPFVDSLNFAVGRLSGDSFENVLGLGIDVSATMTSYYALGIVVLLSYFVMQRIIHSPFGKVMIAIRENEERARAVGYNVFWYKMGAFATSAFFAAIAGALFAAYAGGASPDNSFYFLVTADALIMAIIGGIGTLAGPLFGALFHEWFEDILSTESDGLSTYLEQLLPESVLTAEVAGLTINDFIGTFLDGRAPLYLGIIFVLFVLFVPNGLLGSIRDRLGGTVSKRFPAVLDRYRR, from the coding sequence GTGAGTTCCAGCGACGAACACTGGATCAGGTCGTACGGCCGCGACCAGTTCCCACACGTGCTGGTCGTGCTCGGATTCGCGCTGTATCCGATACTGCTTGGCGTCCTCAACCGGACGCCGCTCGCGTCGGAAGCCAGCGCGTTCCTTCCGGGGCTCACCTTCATGATCATCGTCCTCTACATGGGACTGTTCGCGATCAGCTTCGACTTCATCAGCGGCTACACCGGCTACCTCTCGTTCGGCCACGCCGCGTTCTACGGAACGGGAGCGTACTTCGTGGTGCTCGCTGCGAACGGACAGGTCCCAGGCGTCCCGGAAGGGACACCGTTCATGGTTACGATGGTCCTCGGTGCGACCCTGGCGTTCGTCGTTGCGCTCGCCATCGGTGCCGTTTCGTTCCGGCTCACGGGCGTCTACTTCGCGATGCTTACGCTCGGCTTCGCGCAGGTGATGTACGAGTTCATCCGCCACTGGGGGTACGTCAGTTCGAACCCGACTGAGGGGGCGACGATTTCCTCCGGCGCAGACCTGTCGATCGGCGTTCCGTTCGTCGACTCGCTCAACTTCGCTGTCGGCCGCCTCTCCGGGGACAGCTTCGAGAACGTCCTCGGCCTGGGAATCGACGTTTCGGCGACGATGACGTCGTACTACGCGCTCGGCATCGTCGTCCTTCTGTCGTACTTCGTAATGCAGCGGATCATCCACTCTCCCTTCGGCAAAGTCATGATCGCGATCCGCGAGAACGAAGAACGTGCCAGAGCGGTCGGCTACAACGTCTTCTGGTACAAGATGGGTGCGTTCGCGACGAGCGCGTTCTTCGCCGCTATCGCCGGTGCACTGTTCGCCGCGTACGCGGGCGGGGCCTCGCCGGACAATTCCTTCTACTTCCTCGTCACGGCGGACGCGCTGATCATGGCGATCATCGGCGGTATCGGAACGCTCGCCGGACCACTGTTCGGCGCGCTGTTCCACGAGTGGTTCGAAGACATCCTCTCGACGGAGAGCGACGGACTCTCCACGTACCTCGAACAGCTCCTGCCGGAGAGCGTCCTCACCGCCGAGGTCGCGGGACTGACGATCAACGACTTCATCGGAACGTTCCTCGACGGTCGCGCCCCGCTGTATCTGGGGATCATCTTCGTGCTGTTCGTGCTGTTCGTCCCCAACGGACTGCTCGGTTCGATTCGAGATCGGCTCGGCGGGACGGTAAGCAAGCGGTTTCCGGCCGTTCTCGATCGTTACCGGCGATAA
- the serS gene encoding serine--tRNA ligase, with protein sequence MIDQTTLREQPEAVREALENRGADIDLDDLLETDERWRELKARGDELRHERNEITDTIGELVAEGKDEEREEAIAESKELKAEIEDVEAEAAELRDELDERLLEIPQLPDESVPVGEDEDDNVEDRRWGFDDMRDLPDDIVPHYDLGEEMDIIDEARGAKTTGSGFYFLKGDGARLEHALIQFMLDIHREQDYVDLFPPVPVTSESMRGTGQLPKFADDAYRLGGSNEEDYEDEDLWLCPTAEVPVTNMYADDILLKDDLPLKHQAYTPNFRREAGEHGTETRGIVRVHQFNKVELVNFVEPENSYDRLEGLLSEAEEVLQQLGLPYRILELCTGDLTFASAKTYDIEIWAPADDMDDGPDEGGRWLEVSSASNFEDFQARRAGLRYRPERHESADYLHTLNASGLALPRVMVAVLEYYQNEDGTVTVPEALRPYMGGQEVIEGHEKVGESALGAGERE encoded by the coding sequence ATGATCGATCAAACGACGCTTCGTGAACAGCCCGAGGCCGTTCGCGAGGCACTCGAGAACCGGGGCGCGGACATTGACCTCGACGACCTTCTCGAGACGGACGAGCGCTGGCGCGAACTGAAAGCCCGCGGCGACGAACTCCGCCACGAGCGAAACGAGATCACGGACACAATCGGCGAACTCGTCGCCGAAGGCAAAGACGAGGAACGCGAGGAAGCCATCGCGGAATCGAAGGAGCTCAAAGCCGAAATCGAGGACGTCGAGGCCGAGGCCGCCGAGCTCCGCGATGAACTCGACGAGCGGCTCCTCGAGATTCCACAGCTTCCCGACGAGAGCGTCCCGGTCGGCGAGGACGAAGACGACAACGTCGAGGACCGCCGCTGGGGCTTCGACGACATGCGTGATCTTCCAGACGACATCGTCCCCCACTACGACCTCGGCGAGGAAATGGACATCATCGACGAGGCTCGTGGCGCGAAAACCACGGGCTCTGGCTTCTACTTCCTGAAGGGCGACGGCGCACGCTTAGAGCACGCGCTGATCCAGTTCATGCTCGATATCCACCGTGAGCAAGACTACGTGGACCTCTTCCCGCCGGTGCCGGTTACCAGCGAATCGATGCGCGGTACCGGTCAGCTGCCAAAGTTCGCCGACGACGCCTACCGACTCGGCGGCAGCAACGAGGAAGACTACGAGGACGAGGATCTCTGGCTCTGCCCGACGGCCGAGGTGCCGGTCACCAACATGTACGCCGACGACATCCTCCTCAAAGACGACCTTCCGCTCAAACACCAGGCATACACCCCGAACTTCCGGCGCGAAGCCGGCGAGCACGGCACCGAAACCCGCGGCATCGTTCGCGTCCATCAGTTCAACAAGGTCGAACTCGTCAACTTCGTCGAACCCGAGAACAGCTACGACCGCCTCGAGGGACTACTCTCGGAAGCCGAAGAAGTGCTTCAGCAACTCGGCCTCCCCTACCGCATCCTCGAACTCTGTACCGGCGACCTCACCTTCGCCTCGGCCAAGACCTACGACATCGAAATCTGGGCTCCCGCCGACGACATGGACGACGGGCCCGACGAAGGCGGCCGCTGGCTTGAGGTCTCCTCGGCCTCGAACTTCGAAGACTTCCAGGCCCGCCGCGCCGGCCTGCGCTACCGCCCAGAGCGACACGAATCGGCCGACTACCTCCACACGCTGAACGCCTCCGGGCTCGCACTACCGCGCGTGATGGTTGCGGTACTCGAGTACTACCAGAACGAGGACGGTACTGTCACGGTACCCGAGGCGCTGCGGCCGTATATGGGTGGCCAGGAGGTTATCGAGGGCCACGAGAAGGTCGGCGAGTCGGCGCTCGGTGCGGGCGAGCGGGAGTAG